TCCCAAAAGTCCCTTTTCCGTCGTTGACCCTGAAACTGTGCGCAGTATCCTGTAACTCGCCTTCCAGTTTTTCAAATGCAAATTGCTTACTTATATGAGTCAGCAAATCATTGTAAGAAACGATTTTTGACATTTCCCATTTATTCCCGTTGAAAGGCATAAATTCAATAAAACGAACGTGAAGATTTGGCTCGTCCAGTGTTAACCTTACAAAATCATTAATCTCGCTGTCGTTAACCCCTTTCATTACCACGACGTTGAGCTTGACAACAAATCCTTCGGAAATCAGGAGTTTAATACTATCCAGCGTTTTGTTGAAATGATCCCTTTTTGTGATGTTTTTAAAAGTGGTTTCATTCAAGGTATCCAGACTAACATTCAGGGAACGTACGCCTGCATTTTTCAGATCATCTATAAACTGATCAACAAACACAGCGTTTGTCGTTAAAGTCAATGAAGTTGGTAATTTTCCCAAATTTTGAATTATCTGGCCAACATCTTTCCGAATTAATGGTTCGCCGCCTGTTAATCTGATTTTTTCAACACCCATATCCACAAAAATGCCTGCAAGTGTCTGAATTTCATCCGCCTGCATCAACCATTTGGAAGGCATAAACTGCATATCCTCCTGAGGCATACAATAGGTACAACGCAGATTACACTTATCCGTCAGCGAAATGCGCAGATAAGTGTGCTTGCGACCAAATGTATCCAGTATGGGTTGAGACATTTTCAATTGTAATTAATGTTTGTTTCCTTCCATAACACTAAAAACATGAAGGACGTGCGGAAATAGTGCATCCATATATTCAGTTACGCCTCCAGTGCTTCCCGGCATTGTTAAAACCAGTGTCTCTCCTATCAAACCTGCAACCGATCTTGATAACATGGAAGTAGGAATTCTTTCCTGTCCATATTGTCTGGCCGTTTCAGCGATTCCCGGAATTTCCCTCTCAATTAATTCACTGACAGCTTCGGGAGTAACATCTCTTGGCGACAATCCGGTTCCTCCGGTTATTAATATCAATTGATAAGATAACCCACAAAGACTTTTTATTTTCTCCTGAATCGTATTTTTATTATCTGGAATGATGCTGTAATCATTCACTTCAATCCCAAGCAAATCCAGTTTTTCAATAATTTTTCTTCCCGATTTATCTTCACCAATACCTTTTGAAATACTGTCAGAACAAACAATTACCGCGGTTTTCAAATTTTCAGGAATTGCTTTTCTGTCGCTTTTCCCGCCTTTTTTCTCCAACAATTTGATATTCCGGATCTCAACACCTTTGTCAATCGGTTTCAGCATGTCATAAAGTGTAAGTGCCACAACGGATGCGCCATGCATGGCCTCAACTTCAACACCTGTTTTATAAATTGTTTTGACTGTCAATTCAATAACAATCGTCAATTCCTCAATTCTATAAATTACGCCGGTATATTCAATGGGAATCGGGTGGCAATCCGGTAATAAATCCGGTGTTTTTTTTACTGCCAGTAATCCGGCGGCTTTTGCCATTTCAAAAACATCACCTTTGGGAACAGTCTTGTTTTGAATCGCGGCAATTGTTTCCGGTTTACTGACCTGAACTATTGCCTGCGCTGTTGCAATCCTTAACGTATTGGTTTTATGGGTAATATCAACCATTGTATCAATTTTACTTATTTTCTTTCCAGATATATTCTCCGGCTGGCCCTACCAGTTCTTTTCCAAAAATCGGAACCTTGGTTTTTATTTGTTCAACAATATATTCGGACGCTTCAAAAGCCGCACGACGATGGGCTGAGGAAACAAATACAAAAAGACTGATTTCACCCGTTGGCACAAGTCCGATACTGTGATAAATATGCATACAAATCAGGTCAAATTTTGAAAACGCGTCTTCCCGGATTTCATGAAAAGTCTGTTCTGCCATTTCTTCATAAGCCGAATATTCGATTCCGGTTACGAAACCTTCTTCCTTTTCATCCGCCCGGATTTGTCCAAGAAAAATGGCATGTGCACCAATATTCACTTTGCTTTGGTGTTTAGCAATTGAATCTGCGACAAACTGAGGACTGATGGCACCCGGAACGAATACTTTTTTAGGTTTATGAAGTTTATCCATTTATTCCTTATTCTGTTATTCTAAATTAAATGATTTTGTCAACCTCCGGCAAATGGTGGTAATAATGCAATTTCTGCTGATGATGGAATAATCATCCCATCGTCCCCAATTTTTTGATTAATAGCCACTTTAAATTTTTTTTCACGCAGTTGTGGATATTTTTCAAACAGCTGCTCTTTCAAATCTTTTACTGTCATGTTTTCTTTCCCAGGAAAAGATTCTTTGGCTTGCCCCGAGATTTCTGCCAACATGCCAAAATATAAAATATTGATACTCATTTTTATCAGTTCTAATTTTACAAAGGCAATAAATGTACCTCCACCAGATCGCCTGCGTAAACATTTTGTTGAGTTACCGGCAAATAAATTAATGCATTGGCCACTGCAAAAGAACGCAAAGCAAAAGATTCCTGTCCTTCCAGAGAAGTTACCTGTGCATTAGAAACACTTGCTTTCAAAAATTCATCCCTTTCTCCGTTAAAAGAATAGGCATGAGAAATCGGCAGCTTGAATGAAGGTAAAAAGTTATCGTTTCTCCCCGACATCAATCTTAATGCGGGCAAGACATATTCATAAAAACAAACAAGAGACGAAGCCGGATTTCCTGGTAATGCGTAAAAATGATTTCCCTTAGTCTTAGCAAATAATAAAGGTTTCCCGGGTTTTTGTCTGACTTTGTAAAAAATCGTCTCAGCTTCTATCGACTCCAGCGCTTTCCCAACATAATCATAGTCACCTACTGAAACACCGCCAGTGGCAATCACGACATCATTCCGAATCGCCAGTAATTCAAGACTATTGATTGTTGATGTTAAATCATCTTGTGCGTAAAAAACTTCCACATCATTGATCCCTTCCTTAGTTAAGGCAGCAACAAGCATGGCCGAATTTGACTCATAAACTTGTCCGTCACCTAATTCCTCACCCGTTTTGACAAGCTCGTCACCGGTTACCAGAATTCCAATTTTTGGTTTACGAAATACTTCGACCTCCTGAACATTCAATCCTGTCAAAAAACCAATTGCTCCGGCTGACAGATAACTTGCTGCAGATAAGGCAATGTCGCCTTCCCGGATCTGCTGTCCTACATTTCTGACATTCAGATTTTCGGCAACAGGAAATTCTTTTATCATCACAACCCCATTTTCCACTGACGTACGTTCCTGCATGATTACCGCCGTAGCACCAGCAGGCACAGGGGCTCCGGTAAATATTCTGATGGCTGTTCCAGGTTCCAGAGAAAGCTTCGAAGTTCCTCCCGCTTTTGATTCTGAAACAACGGGAAGAGAAATATTTTCATTGGTAATATCGGTATGCAAAACAGCATAACCGTCCATGGACGATTGTCTGAAAGAAGGCAGAGAAAAAGTCGCGAGGACATCTTTCGCTAATACATAACCTGAGGCTTCCTGCACAGTCTTTACTTCTGTGGACAACGCAATTGTGTTCTCCGTAATTCTTCTTTTAGCTTCTGCTACTGTGACCATTTTTAAAGTGATGAGTCTAACTATGCAAGTTACTATTTAAAAACTGAATGAATAACAAAAATTCCGAACGAAAACCAGTGATTTCGCTACTCATTTGGAATGGTTTTATAGCAAAAAACATGTCCGGTTTGAATCAAAAAAATGTTGAAAAATAAAGATTTGAAAATTTTATTTTTCAATATAGAAAAATATACATTAAAAAAGCACAATTAATGCTATGAAATATTCATTTTGTATCTTTTGGTGATTTCCAATGATTATTCTTCAAATTGGGTTTAAACCTACAAATTATTTTTGAACCCTTTCAGAATCCGAAATTATTTCAACTTAAATTAGTGCTAATTCAAAATTAGCCAATCACCTATAAATCAACTTTTTACACTTAAATGAAATATTATTAATTCAATAGCGTTATCTTTGTCCCGTGGAATACCACCGAAAATTATGTTGAACGAAATTAAAAATGGATGATTAGATTAATCTTTATTGCCTTCTCAATTGCATCAATGGGGATATTTTCTCTTAGCAACTTGAAGGTAGAAAAGAAGGAAATGAAGTCTGAACTAACAATCAACTCCAACCTTCTTGCCATCAATTTTTGTGGCGAAAAGGTACCTCTTACGGAAATGCGCATAGCCGAGCGGTACCAGAACATGATCAGAAATTACGACACCGATTCCTTTCGTAAACTGATGACGAGCGCAGAAAAAAGGATGCGAATTATTGAACCCATCCTGAAAAAGTACGGAGTGCCTTCCGACTTCAAATACATTCCAATCATAGAAAGTGCCATGAGCCACGAAGCTACCTCACACAGAGGAGCAAGGGGATACTGGCAATTAATGCCCGCAACAGCCAAATCACTTGGCTTAACCGTAAATGGAACGGTTGACGATCGCAAACATCTAGTTAAATCCACTCACGCAGCAGGTAAGTATTTAAAAGGACTTCACCGCCAGCTTGGTTCATGGACACTTGTAGCCGCTGCCTACAATGCAGGACCAACGCACATCCAGCACCGAATGAACTCACAAAATAAAGATGACTATTTTAAGCTTCGGTTAAACGCAGAAACAACTAAGTACATTTATAAAATATTAGCAGTAAAAGAGTGGTTTTCCAATCCTAAAAGAAGCAAGGAATGGGGCAGCGGAGATGTTTTGGATAAAATGGTGCAAATAAGGGAAGAGAAAAAACTTTCTGAATTGAAACCGGATTCAAAACAATTGGCAAGAGTAGCAACTGATTCTTAATTTCTTTGGTTATATAATCATTACAATGCAAAGGAAGACTGCAATATGCTTTTCTTTGCATTTGTTATGAAATACAAGTGTATAGAAATACTTCATTTATTTTTTATCAAATACCAGTCAAAACGAATATGACAAAGGCCGAAATGATCACCGATAAAGGTACCATGCTTATCGAATTTTATGATAAGGAGACACCGATTGCTGTGAAAAACTTTGTAGATCTTTCTAAAAAAGGATTTTATGATGGACTTACATTCCACCGCGTTATTCCTGATTTCATGATTCAGGGCGGAGATCCTCAGGGAACAGGACGCGGAGGTCCGGGATACACAATTAAATGTGAAGTGAAAGCTGATAAACAATATCACGACCGTGGCGTTCTTTCGATGGCACACGCAGGACGTGATACAGGTGGATCTCAATTTTTTATCTGCCATAGCCGTAACAATACTGCTCATTTGGACGGAAACCATACTTGCTTTGGCAAAGTGGTTGAAGGCGTTGATACAGTAGATTTAATCCGTCAGGGAGATAAAATTCAGAAAATTACAATCATTGAAGAAGAAGCATAAGCTTTCATTTTCTTTGATAAAATAAGAAAGGCCCGGAAATTTTCCGGGCCTTTCTTATTTTACTCCAAATCCGGTTCTACCAGAAATGATTATATAAAATTGCGATCAAGGCGATAACAAAAGAAGCACCGATCACAAAACTGCGATGTGGCTTAAACATTGAAACGTCAATTTGTAATCCTTTTTTCTCGTCAGGCAATACCAATCCAAGAACAAACATTACGGCCACACAAATCAGGAATACAATTCCCATTCTGTCAAGGAACGGCACCTGTGTCCAGTCTGCGAAAGGGAAGTAATTGTTGTGCATTGCAAGCGCAATAAGGAAACCACCCACGATAGCGAATAATGCGCCGGCTGAATTGGTTTTTTTCCAGAAGAATCCCATAATAAAGGAAGCAAAAATCCCTGGCGACAGAAGTCCCGTCATTTCCTGAATAAACTGGAAACCACCTTTTTTATCAATTCCCATGTAAGGAGATACAACAATTGCAAGAATCATGGCTACTACTACAACCCAGCGTCCAACCCAAACCAATCGCTTTTCATCTGCATTTTTACCGATATAATTTCTGAAAATATCGAGTGTAAAAATTGTAGAAATACTATTCGCTTTACCAGCCAGGGAGGCTACAACCGCCGCCGTTAAAGCTGCAAAAGAAAGACCTTTTAAACCTGTTGGTAGTAAGTTAAGTAGTACAGGATATGCTTTATCCGGATTGATCGCTCCGTCTGCTCCCAACATTTCAGCCTGGAAAAGACCTTTGCTGTAAAGTGCATAAGCGGCAATACCAGGCAAAACAACAATAACTGGCATCAACAATTTAAGACCCGCTGCAAACAAAATACCGTTACGGGCAGTTTTCAAGTCCGCACCCAAAGCGCGTTGTGTGATGTATTGATTACAACCCCAATAGTTCAAATTCACGATCCACATACCGCCTAACAAAACCGCAAGGCCTGGAAGCTGCATATAGAATGGACTGCTTTTACGGAAGATCATGTGGAAGTGATCATCATGATTTTCACGCATCATTTTCATTCCGCTCATCAAACCGTCGATCCCCGTTTCTCCTGAGACCAGATTAATTGCAAGATAAGTTGT
The nucleotide sequence above comes from Dyadobacter subterraneus. Encoded proteins:
- the moaA gene encoding GTP 3',8-cyclase MoaA; translation: MSQPILDTFGRKHTYLRISLTDKCNLRCTYCMPQEDMQFMPSKWLMQADEIQTLAGIFVDMGVEKIRLTGGEPLIRKDVGQIIQNLGKLPTSLTLTTNAVFVDQFIDDLKNAGVRSLNVSLDTLNETTFKNITKRDHFNKTLDSIKLLISEGFVVKLNVVVMKGVNDSEINDFVRLTLDEPNLHVRFIEFMPFNGNKWEMSKIVSYNDLLTHISKQFAFEKLEGELQDTAHSFRVNDGKGTFGIIGTVTHPFCAGCNRIRLTADGKLKNCLFDTTEIDLLTPLRRGEDIRSLIHAHFYKKHFAHGGHIDFTAKEAKADYEQNRRMIAIGG
- the moaCB gene encoding bifunctional molybdenum cofactor biosynthesis protein MoaC/MoaB translates to MVDITHKTNTLRIATAQAIVQVSKPETIAAIQNKTVPKGDVFEMAKAAGLLAVKKTPDLLPDCHPIPIEYTGVIYRIEELTIVIELTVKTIYKTGVEVEAMHGASVVALTLYDMLKPIDKGVEIRNIKLLEKKGGKSDRKAIPENLKTAVIVCSDSISKGIGEDKSGRKIIEKLDLLGIEVNDYSIIPDNKNTIQEKIKSLCGLSYQLILITGGTGLSPRDVTPEAVSELIEREIPGIAETARQYGQERIPTSMLSRSVAGLIGETLVLTMPGSTGGVTEYMDALFPHVLHVFSVMEGNKH
- a CDS encoding molybdenum cofactor biosynthesis protein MoaE, giving the protein MDKLHKPKKVFVPGAISPQFVADSIAKHQSKVNIGAHAIFLGQIRADEKEEGFVTGIEYSAYEEMAEQTFHEIREDAFSKFDLICMHIYHSIGLVPTGEISLFVFVSSAHRRAAFEASEYIVEQIKTKVPIFGKELVGPAGEYIWKENK
- a CDS encoding MoaD/ThiS family protein, which produces MSINILYFGMLAEISGQAKESFPGKENMTVKDLKEQLFEKYPQLREKKFKVAINQKIGDDGMIIPSSAEIALLPPFAGG
- a CDS encoding molybdopterin molybdotransferase MoeA, translated to MVTVAEAKRRITENTIALSTEVKTVQEASGYVLAKDVLATFSLPSFRQSSMDGYAVLHTDITNENISLPVVSESKAGGTSKLSLEPGTAIRIFTGAPVPAGATAVIMQERTSVENGVVMIKEFPVAENLNVRNVGQQIREGDIALSAASYLSAGAIGFLTGLNVQEVEVFRKPKIGILVTGDELVKTGEELGDGQVYESNSAMLVAALTKEGINDVEVFYAQDDLTSTINSLELLAIRNDVVIATGGVSVGDYDYVGKALESIEAETIFYKVRQKPGKPLLFAKTKGNHFYALPGNPASSLVCFYEYVLPALRLMSGRNDNFLPSFKLPISHAYSFNGERDEFLKASVSNAQVTSLEGQESFALRSFAVANALIYLPVTQQNVYAGDLVEVHLLPL
- a CDS encoding lytic transglycosylase domain-containing protein, whose product is MKSELTINSNLLAINFCGEKVPLTEMRIAERYQNMIRNYDTDSFRKLMTSAEKRMRIIEPILKKYGVPSDFKYIPIIESAMSHEATSHRGARGYWQLMPATAKSLGLTVNGTVDDRKHLVKSTHAAGKYLKGLHRQLGSWTLVAAAYNAGPTHIQHRMNSQNKDDYFKLRLNAETTKYIYKILAVKEWFSNPKRSKEWGSGDVLDKMVQIREEKKLSELKPDSKQLARVATDS
- a CDS encoding peptidylprolyl isomerase — protein: MTKAEMITDKGTMLIEFYDKETPIAVKNFVDLSKKGFYDGLTFHRVIPDFMIQGGDPQGTGRGGPGYTIKCEVKADKQYHDRGVLSMAHAGRDTGGSQFFICHSRNNTAHLDGNHTCFGKVVEGVDTVDLIRQGDKIQKITIIEEEA
- a CDS encoding sodium:solute symporter family transporter, whose amino-acid sequence is MQQLQTLDYIVFFFYFILVSGYGYWIYQRKKSTTESTQDFFLAEGSLTWWAIGASLIASNISAEQFIGMSGNGFSMGLGISTYEWMAAATLIIVAVFFMPIYLKNKIYTMPQFLSQRYNPTVSLIMAVFWLALYILVNLTSILYLGALAVSGISGLDFTFCMIALAVFAIIITIGGMKVIGFTDVIQVFFLIIGGLATTYLAINLVSGETGIDGLMSGMKMMRENHDDHFHMIFRKSSPFYMQLPGLAVLLGGMWIVNLNYWGCNQYITQRALGADLKTARNGILFAAGLKLLMPVIVVLPGIAAYALYSKGLFQAEMLGADGAINPDKAYPVLLNLLPTGLKGLSFAALTAAVVASLAGKANSISTIFTLDIFRNYIGKNADEKRLVWVGRWVVVVAMILAIVVSPYMGIDKKGGFQFIQEMTGLLSPGIFASFIMGFFWKKTNSAGALFAIVGGFLIALAMHNNYFPFADWTQVPFLDRMGIVFLICVAVMFVLGLVLPDEKKGLQIDVSMFKPHRSFVIGASFVIALIAILYNHFW